TCCAGCGTATCCGGTTTCGGGTCAGACCAATTCGACGAATCCGACAAAGCCGAAAAGGCCCAAATGACAGCATTCTTCAGCTGGTTCTTTTTCTTCATAAGTATTGGGTCACTAGCAGCTGTTACAGTTCTGGTTTACATCCAAGACAACCTCGGCCGACGATGGGGGTACGGGATTGTTGCGAGTTCGATCGGGGTCGGGTTGGTTGTGTTCTTGTCGGGTACGAGATGGTACCGGTTTAAAAAACTGGCGGGGAGTCCGTTGACTCAGATAGCGTCGGTTTTTGTTGCTGCATGGAGGAAAAGACATTTGGAGTTACCGTTGGATCCTTGTGCATTGTTTGATGTTCAGATTGGTGAAGATGATGGAAAAGTCAAGCAGAAGCTGCCCCATAGCAAACAGTTCCGGTCAGTTGATGTTTTATCTTCTTGTTAATTATAccaaaacgtatataccaaaaaatttctataaaatggggggtcgaaaacgtatataccaaaaactttctatacgaaaactgcatactctccactactgagctaaaagtttggggggtcggccgccccctcctgCCCCCACTATGCTTCGCCAATGAATAGAGAGTGCGCGCATGGTGCGGTGGCGCACATAACacgttattttttttaaatagggACTATAGCAATATTATACACAAATTACAGAGAATAATATAGCCGTTTTTAAGGTGTCacttttttataataaaatatcaATGTGTATGAAAGGCAGTGGCAGATCCCGGACTTCCTGGGAACCCCTCGGTttggaaaaaaaattgaaaaagttagTGAACaccttgtatgatttgaaaaaaatagtgagaatctaCTAAAAGGAACCCCTGAAAAATATTACTAAATCCGCCACTGATGAAAGGTTATAAATGAGGGTAGCATGCGTTTTAAAAGATGAATTACTTAAATTTATGTTTTGTGTAGTATAGATTAAAGTGGTACGATTAAAAATATGTtgatatattaattaaaagagatGGATCCAAGCAAATGGGGTCCTGATGAACATCACGGGCACCTGACTTGGACCCAGAGTGTCATCAGTGGCTTTTGGATCTGAATCTTGGACGGTTGTATAGGGAACACAATCCTATCTTTTGAATTATTATATGTTTGTTTCTGTGTCTTGTAGTTTTCTTGACAAGGGGGCAATAAAGGACAGTGAAAACTCTAGTGAAGTTTTAAAGCTGAACAAATGGATTCTTTCTACTTCAACAGATGTGGAAGAAGTGAAAATGGTGATCACAATGGTACCCATTTGGGCAACCACAATTATGTTTTGGACAATATATGCACAAATGACCACTTTCTCAGTGTCACAAGCCACTACCATGGACCGCCACATTGGGAAATCCTTTCTCATCCCTGCGGCTTCGCTTACCGTGTTCTTTGTTGGCAGCATTTTGTTAACGGTCCCTGTGTACGACCGTGTCATTATCCCTCTCGCAAAACGCTTCCTTAAACACCCACAAGGGCTAAGCCCGCTTCAACGTATTGGCATAGGGCTAGTCATGTCCACATTGGCTATGGTCTCAGCCGCGCTAACCGAGATCAAGAGGCTGCGCGTGGCGCAGTCTCATGGAGTGGTTAACGACCCGTCGAAGGTGGTTCCGCTTAGTGTCTTTTGGTTGGCTCCACAGTTTTTCTTTGTGGGGTCGGGTGAGGCGTTTACTTACATAGGCCAACTTGATTTCTTTTTGCGGGAGTGTCCTAAAGGAATGAAGACGATGAGCACCGGGATGTTTTTAAGTACGTTGTCGTTGGGGTTCTTTTTTAGCTCATTGTTGGTGACCATAGTGCACAAGGTGACCGGAGACAGAGACCCGTGGCTAGCCGATAACCTGAATCAGGGGAAGCTTTATAACTTTTATTGGTTGCTTACAATTTTAAGTGTTTTGAACTTTGGGTTGTATCTCATAGGGGCAAGATGGTATGTTTACAGGGAGCATAGGCTTTCTGAGAAGAGTGTTGAGTTAGAACAAGAGTGAGTATGTTGTAACCACTTTTTTCCCCATTATTTTTATCCAAATAACTCTTATATAGCTAATTTAATCAACATTTTTTGCTTttttaaacatgattttctcCAAGCATTTATCAAAATTTAATACCACATCATATGCACTATTTAAATCTAACATACAGAGACAAGTTATCATCTGCTGCTTGACTCATTCATTTCTTGGCTACATTCACCAAATATATTCGGGCAATCGTCCCACCTACCGTCCTCTCGTTTTTCCCAGTACCCACCTACATACCGGTAGGTACCATTCTCACCGTCTTTTTCAAACCACCGTGGTTTCCATCCGTTTTCTTGTAACTTTCTTGACTGCAAAATTTAGAGAAGAGACTGGTGGTAAATTATCAGTAATACCTTGTATCATAAAACAAATGCAAGAGTTATTAATACCATTCTCTGTCTGGTCTCGAGGCGTAGCTTTTCAGCGTTTGCCATGTCATACTCTCCATTCTCCAGATGTCGTTGGTCCGGCCTGAGTCTTGAATCCGTAGGTGGAAGTTTCTCCTTATCAAAAACCAAGATTAATCAGAACAACAAGACACCTTAACCGTAACAAATATACATTCTTTTAATCAATACTGTAACTACCTTCAATCCCGGGGTTAACTCGTTCAATGTGATAGCAAAAGACGTTAAATTGTATCGAGTGAGATTAGCAGGAGGCATCGTCCTTTGCCACAACAGATTCGCATCACCTGCATCCTTCGGCTTCACTCCGTTTATGTAATACATGCTATCATCCCACTTCCCGAATAACGTCGCGTGTTTCTTACCACTAGCATCTTCGACAAACCCGTGCACCTGACGGGGATTTCGTTCAAGAATAGACTGTTCTTTAAACTTGAGTTTGCATGAGTATTCGCGGTTACCACGTATATGCATCATTCCATGATGATCACAGTATACTTTACCCAAAATAAGGTTATAAATGCTGGTTGTCACCTTGCTCCACTGGAAAACCTCACCATCATCAAATTCTAACGTAAGAACGCCAACGGGGTCGAGCTGTATCGATCGTCCCCAAAATTTTGTTCTGATGTTGCTATCACCCCAGAATTTCCACCCTTTGCCTTCAGAGTGACACGCTATTAGGGTCGGATGGTGACTAACCTGTAAAACAAACATAAGTGTTACTGTAAGAATATATATTTACCATAAcgagggctgtaaacgaaccgaacgcaAGGAATGAGCATGTTCATAAATTGTTCACGAACGCTTACTGAACGAGCTTTcttgttcattaaggaaatgaacttgttcattaactgttcacaaacacttacCAAATGCAAATGAACTGAAACAAATGTTCACAAACGTAAGCGAGTGAACGCAACCTCTATTCATGTTCATTCGTTTGACTTaatgaacgaaatttcttgttcgtgttcgttcatttgaTAAAAGAATGAACATAAaagaacttcccgccgaacggttcacgaactgttcgttgaatgttcggttcgtttacagccctaaccaTAACTTAAGAAAAACTGTAAATCAACATACCTTCTCGGAAAAGAAGCGAACTCCTCTCTCAGGGTAATCAGCTTCATAAGTTTCCCCTAGTAAAGGGTTGAACGGTTTGCAATGTCGTCCTTCTGAAGAAGCGTATCCAGAAACCGCAAAAGCGGCAACGTTTAATACTCTTTGAAGACTGTCTCCCTGTGGTCACATCACAGCTTATAGTTAAACACTTTAGAGAACCAAAATCTTTCAAGGTTATAATATTTGTACCTGTTTTCCATGGTGATAAGCTCGATCTAAAAGGTAAGAGTACTCGAGGTCCTCAAAGCACTTTTGCAAAGACGATATCGGCTCGTTAAAATAAACAGGAAGACAGACGCGTGTGAGATCCTTTCCAACGTTATCTTTAATCAGAGACCATAGACTAACCCCCTTTTCTTTCTCAGCTGGATCCGGAAGCTTCTTTCTCCTCTCAAATTCACACTCGGCCATTTCATAAGCTTGGTTCGCTAATTCGGGGAAACAATCTTGTGTGTCGTAAAAGTAAATTTCTTCATCTTCCGAAGCGTCCTCAAGCTCTTGTTTATCAACATCATCAGACGATTCAGTTGTACTCCACTCTATAATTAGAGACCATGCAAAAGCACATCATGACATAATACAAGTCATGCGATCAGTACATAgctacatacacatacatacacagCATACCAATATATTTATCACGCTGCAAATCGGAAAAATCCTCTCGTGTCAATTGATACTCACGTTCAGTATCTCCAGACGCTTCAACGTCAATATTAGCAGCCTGATACATACAACTTTTATAATATGCTTGCTTGATAGTTGATATAACCCGTGTTATAATTTACACAACCACCAACTTTAACATGAGGGATATAATAAAAGGGAAGCGGTACGTACGTATATAGCAGGAACTGGAAAGGTTGTAAGGATTTAATAATTTGGTACTTGAAGATGGGTCTTAAACCGTTCTTTGTCGATTTGGGACAACTGAGCGTATGACATGCTACTATAATCTAATACCGTACGAGTAGGCTCTTGCTAAATTATTGGCTGCTAGAAAAGTAATAAGATCACTACAATCACATGGGTGGGCCTTCAGTTTTTACACACTTTTAAGTTTGGAAAAAGTTGCAGGTCTGATTATATCCAGAAACTTTGTTCACATTAACTTTCTTACACACTGAGTAAGATATTAGATAGATACCACTGGTCCAACTTGCAGATACACATATATGATGTGGCATTATAACTTATAAGCAataacttgtatgctactttgttATCTAAAATAATAAGAATCTTAAACAGAAAAACATACCTCTAACTGTCTCAAAGTGTCCAGCAAATTCGAACGCTCTTCACAAAGAAGTTTAATCTGTTCTTGAATATCGGAAAACTCCAAGAGCATGATCTGCTCACAATCCTTGACAAGTACGTCACTAATTCCTTCTTCGAGCAGGCGTTTCTTTAACCTTTCAGTCGATAACGATATGTCAGCCCGTACTACAACAGATGGCTTATCATTCAACTGTCTTAAAGTAAATAGATTTTTCGTCGATGCCAAAGCTTCAATCCAGGCTACCCTCTCTTTCTTTGATCTCGTCCTGAGATGAAGCGTCTTTGTCGCTGTAAATATATAAAACCTCCTATCATCCGATCTACTCTCTCTGAACGACGACACCTGTCCAAAAAACGCAAGAAACAAACGATGAACAAAGGCATTACATTGTAATGTACATTCTTGCATAATATCAATCAATCAAATGAAATAAACGCGAAAACGCACCAATGACAAGATCTAAACGAACAGAGACGTGTACAGGGACAGGCCAAACTCTCACCCAAAGATTTAAACCAGCTAAATTACCAACAAAGTAGTACCACAATATAAAGCCAGGCTGCTATATATGTGGCTGGCCCCTATAAATAAATATGACCCACACAAACAATgtagtaataataataagagtaaacttccattttgctccctgtggtttggtcactttaacggttttgctccaaacctttaaaaatagtcattttactccctgatgtttcagtttttttgccagtttgctccccgcctttaactccatccaaattgtttgtttttccattttgcaccccgcagggagcaaactgacaacaaaaataaaacatcagggagtaaaatggctatttttaaaggtttggggcaaaaccgttaaagtgaccaaaccacagggagcaaaacggaagtttactataataataataataatttgcaACTAGCTACTCAACTGATACCAAATTCAATAAATACTCAATGTTATTTATTATTAACTTATCATACatgtattttatatttatatcatTGAATTGGTCAATGGAGTCAACTTTATGGAGTTATAGTGAAGTATGGAAACAGTTACAAAACGTCGTCGTTTTAATTACCTTGAGGTGAACGGTTTTCTGTTGCTTATGACGTCTGCTTCTTCTGCTACCGGAAAACACATCGCCGATGAACCTAACGTCGTTACTAACGGAGAGTGACTCCGGATGAAGGATCTTCGAATAGGAGATAACGCCGTTACGTAACAGAAACCATCTCGATCTCCATCCTTTACCGTAATTCGTCCACTTGTATAAAACTCCGGCGAAGGTTTTGTCACCGGAGCATGATTCAGATCCGGATGACGTCATTCCGACGGCATTAGCATCGGATTTTGACTCTGCGGCCGTACACGACGGCGTTGATAGGTTTGTTTTGAGGTCCGGCGAGTGGTCTCCGGCTGCCGGAGTTTCTAGCGATATACAACATAACGGATGCATTTCTTTTACTCGCATTTTGTGAGggaaattaaataaatattagaATCAGAAATGTTGATGATGATAAGTTAAGATAGTAATTAGTGGATATGTATACATAATATTAGGAGGTTATGGTTGAAGAAGCTAGAGGGAGATATTGACTTGAGAAAACTAAATAGAGTTTGGGGTTTTTTTCATTGATATTATTGAAATTTAAAAGGGTTAATATTATTTATATAGACATCGATGGCTCCATTTTGTAGTTTtcttttttaatcaaaaattttgataaagtattattatatgtatagattacaTTACAAACTACTTAATTGCTCATGTTGTTTTTTCTAAGGATTATAGTTTTCtttaatttaaaattataataGAGATAAGTGGAGGCCGTGCCGCAAAACTTTCTAAATTCTTGTCATAGTTGGAATTAGGGCTGCAAATGAATCAAATAAACACGAATAAaaccttgtttgtgttcgtttgttaagaaatatatgtgttcgtaaaccgttcacgaacacttatcgaacgagattttatgttcatgttcgtttgttaaggaaatgaacttgttcgtattcgtttgtgtttgtttgttaattttaggcaacgaacattGACGAaaacaaatgagcacaaactaatgttcatgaacacaaacggaaacaaacgaacacaaacaatcgttcatgaacagaatatataatacaccaacacttattagatatttaatttgttggaattttgaagtatttaaataaatataaaaactaaaaacactaatgaagtattgaaaacaaacgaacacgttaccgaacgttcacgaacataaatgaacgaacacgacctctgttcatgtttgttcatttaactaaacaaacgaacttcccgccgaacagttcgCCGAACGTTTGATTCATTTGCAGTCCTAGTTGGAATGGTATCACGAAGTACATAATAAAGACATGGTGGCTAATTGAAAAACTTCATAACTAAAAAACTAAAAGTTTAAATTATGCAAAGTGTAAATCATGGTGTATTTATTCTTAAAAATCTTAAATTGATGTTATGTTAATGAGAAAATTTAATTGGACTAAGAATGATTGAGGTTGGgctctataaataccccatttTCACACTATAAATACTCGCATAGGCTATTCtctattttttttcaaacaaaaataCTCAAAATTTTCGAATGGAGAAAATGAAATTACAAGACTCATCGACTTCTTCTAACTTGATCGATTCTAGCGTTGAGTTTCTTGTCAAAGTGGTCGCAACAAAAGAAAAACTTGAATGTACGGGAAGATCAAAGAAAAGATATGTGTGGCAAACCAACCCGAGATAGAACCTTTTATTGAACCTGGTTTGGCAAGAATTAGTTAGGGCTGAATCCGAAATGTCGGTTTCTAATATAATCAACTTGTAACATATCTCGTTAAAACCGGTTTTACCTAACCAAACTGGTCATAATCGGTCaacaaaaagaaaagaaaagaaaatcaaACTGTTCACTTCCCTCTCAAAGTCCTAGTTCCTTACCCAAACTAGTTTCACCAAAAAGCGGTTTTCACTTTCGTTA
The Helianthus annuus cultivar XRQ/B chromosome 6, HanXRQr2.0-SUNRISE, whole genome shotgun sequence genome window above contains:
- the LOC110864282 gene encoding protein NRT1/ PTR FAMILY 6.3; amino-acid sequence: MVLPEPESQVAKTLPDAWDHTGQPANRSTTGGWTSAAMILGVEACERLTTLGIAVNLVTYLTGTMHLGNAHAANDVTNFMGTSFMAPPILCLLGGFVADTFLGRYLTIAIFTVVQAAGVTILTISTAIPSLQPPKCTQTGTSCIPATDIQLTVLYLALYLTALGTGGLKSSVSGFGSDQFDESDKAEKAQMTAFFSWFFFFISIGSLAAVTVLVYIQDNLGRRWGYGIVASSIGVGLVVFLSGTRWYRFKKLAGSPLTQIASVFVAAWRKRHLELPLDPCALFDVQIGEDDGKVKQKLPHSKQFRFLDKGAIKDSENSSEVLKLNKWILSTSTDVEEVKMVITMVPIWATTIMFWTIYAQMTTFSVSQATTMDRHIGKSFLIPAASLTVFFVGSILLTVPVYDRVIIPLAKRFLKHPQGLSPLQRIGIGLVMSTLAMVSAALTEIKRLRVAQSHGVVNDPSKVVPLSVFWLAPQFFFVGSGEAFTYIGQLDFFLRECPKGMKTMSTGMFLSTLSLGFFFSSLLVTIVHKVTGDRDPWLADNLNQGKLYNFYWLLTILSVLNFGLYLIGARWYVYREHRLSEKSVELEQE
- the LOC110864281 gene encoding oxysterol-binding protein-related protein 2A isoform X2; amino-acid sequence: MRVKEMHPLCCISLETPAAGDHSPDLKTNLSTPSCTAAESKSDANAVGMTSSGSESCSGDKTFAGVLYKWTNYGKGWRSRWFLLRNGVISYSKILHPESLSVSNDVRFIGDVFSGSRRSRRHKQQKTVHLKVSSFRESRSDDRRFYIFTATKTLHLRTRSKKERVAWIEALASTKNLFTLRQLNDKPSVVVRADISLSTERLKKRLLEEGISDVLVKDCEQIMLLEFSDIQEQIKLLCEERSNLLDTLRQLEAANIDVEASGDTEREYQLTREDFSDLQRDKYIEWSTTESSDDVDKQELEDASEDEEIYFYDTQDCFPELANQAYEMAECEFERRKKLPDPAEKEKGVSLWSLIKDNVGKDLTRVCLPVYFNEPISSLQKCFEDLEYSYLLDRAYHHGKQGDSLQRVLNVAAFAVSGYASSEGRHCKPFNPLLGETYEADYPERGVRFFSEKVSHHPTLIACHSEGKGWKFWGDSNIRTKFWGRSIQLDPVGVLTLEFDDGEVFQWSKVTTSIYNLILGKVYCDHHGMMHIRGNREYSCKLKFKEQSILERNPRQVHGFVEDASGKKHATLFGKWDDSMYYINGVKPKDAGDANLLWQRTMPPANLTRYNLTSFAITLNELTPGLKKLPPTDSRLRPDQRHLENGEYDMANAEKLRLETRQRMSRKLQENGWKPRWFEKDGENGTYRYVGGYWEKREDGRWDDCPNIFGECSQEMNESSSR
- the LOC110864281 gene encoding oxysterol-binding protein-related protein 2A isoform X3, which gives rise to MLLEFSDIQEQIKLLCEERSNLLDTLRQLEAANIDVEASGDTEREYQLTREDFSDLQRDKYIEWSTTESSDDVDKQELEDASEDEEIYFYDTQDCFPELANQAYEMAECEFERRKKLPDPAEKEKGVSLWSLIKDNVGKDLTRVCLPVYFNEPISSLQKCFEDLEYSYLLDRAYHHGKQGDSLQRVLNVAAFAVSGYASSEGRHCKPFNPLLGETYEADYPERGVRFFSEKVSHHPTLIACHSEGKGWKFWGDSNIRTKFWGRSIQLDPVGVLTLEFDDGEVFQWSKVTTSIYNLILGKVYCDHHGMMHIRGNREYSCKLKFKEQSILERNPRQVHGFVEDASGKKHATLFGKWDDSMYYINGVKPKDAGDANLLWQRTMPPANLTRYNLTSFAITLNELTPGLKEKLPPTDSRLRPDQRHLENGEYDMANAEKLRLETRQRMSRKLQENGWKPRWFEKDGENGTYRYVGGYWEKREDGRWDDCPNIFGECSQEMNESSSR
- the LOC110864281 gene encoding oxysterol-binding protein-related protein 2A isoform X1, encoding MRVKEMHPLCCISLETPAAGDHSPDLKTNLSTPSCTAAESKSDANAVGMTSSGSESCSGDKTFAGVLYKWTNYGKGWRSRWFLLRNGVISYSKILHPESLSVSNDVRFIGDVFSGSRRSRRHKQQKTVHLKVSSFRESRSDDRRFYIFTATKTLHLRTRSKKERVAWIEALASTKNLFTLRQLNDKPSVVVRADISLSTERLKKRLLEEGISDVLVKDCEQIMLLEFSDIQEQIKLLCEERSNLLDTLRQLEAANIDVEASGDTEREYQLTREDFSDLQRDKYIEWSTTESSDDVDKQELEDASEDEEIYFYDTQDCFPELANQAYEMAECEFERRKKLPDPAEKEKGVSLWSLIKDNVGKDLTRVCLPVYFNEPISSLQKCFEDLEYSYLLDRAYHHGKQGDSLQRVLNVAAFAVSGYASSEGRHCKPFNPLLGETYEADYPERGVRFFSEKVSHHPTLIACHSEGKGWKFWGDSNIRTKFWGRSIQLDPVGVLTLEFDDGEVFQWSKVTTSIYNLILGKVYCDHHGMMHIRGNREYSCKLKFKEQSILERNPRQVHGFVEDASGKKHATLFGKWDDSMYYINGVKPKDAGDANLLWQRTMPPANLTRYNLTSFAITLNELTPGLKEKLPPTDSRLRPDQRHLENGEYDMANAEKLRLETRQRMSRKLQENGWKPRWFEKDGENGTYRYVGGYWEKREDGRWDDCPNIFGECSQEMNESSSR